AAAGTTCATgaccctttcattaaaactaagtttccgatgagactgttattacaatcAGTCAATCCATTCCgagtccgatcatcaaaattctttttcctaTTCGTTTGTCAGTCAAATTATGTGATATTGAACGATCAgattgattaaatttgaaatctccAATCAAAATCGATAGTTCCAGTCAAAGTTAATgaccctttcattaaaactaagtttccggtgagactgttattacaatATGTCTATCCATTCGGTTtccgatcatcaaaattatttttccctATCGTTTttcagtccaattaggtgatattgaacggtcagatTGATGAACTTTGAAATCTCCaatcaaaatcggtagtttcAGTCAAAGCTCATGACCCTTTCATTAAAACCAAGTTTCcgatgagactgttattacaatcAGTCTATCCATTCCgagtccgatcatcaaaattctttttctcgtTCGTTTTTCAGTCCAATTAGGTTATATTGAATTGTCggattgattaaatttgaaatctccAATCAAAATCGGCAGTTTCAGTCAAAGTTCATGACTCTTTCACTAAAACTAAGTTTCcggtgagactgttattacaatATGTCTATCCATTCGGtgtccgatcatcaaaattctttttcccgTTCATTTgtcagtccaattaggtgatattgaacagtcggattgattaaatttgaaatctccAATCAAAATCAGTAGTTTCAATCAAAGTTCATgaccctttcattaaaactaagttTCGGTTAGACTGTTATTACTATGTCTATCcattcggagtccgatcatcaaaattcttttttccGTTCGTTTTTTAAGTGCACATATATGTGTTAAAAGCATgacaatttataatataaactaCTTCTTCAATTGGTCCATGGTAGATCAGTAactaaaaaatatgtaaaatattatcgataatttatgtttatgtttgaaactgtaatttaatgattattttcatttttatgattaaaaaatcatttaattaacACCGATTTAATTAAtacaatatataataaatatgtaACTCGTACTAAATTGACgttaataatgttttttttttatccgaAAAAATGTGAAGAGTcgtaatttttacttttaaaaaatattattgataatcgTTAGAATTTCTGATAATTTTAAGCATTGTTCCACGGTCGACCACTTATTAATCCGATGAGCCAGCATAtattttaaactaaaaattaataatataacaaCTATTTTAATTGATGAGAAATACCAATATTGATCCTCTAATAGTGGAACTATTAAATTTCCAATTACATGTGTTAAGAGCATATTCCATGAATATCCTGTTTATTGTGCTCTCTCACCGTACGGTAACCTTAACTTTTATATATCCTGCTTGTGATCGTTGCTGgttacttttttgaaaaaaaaaattaaaacatttccTACCAAACTTTCGTATGAATTGCTTCCTAGAATACCACACATGCAGAACGGTCACATGAAAGCCAGAATTCAATGGTCAACAAACGTTTCCTACCAAAATTTCGTAGGAACTGCTCCCTTGGACCCCACACGTCAGGAGGGTAACATATAAAAAACCTTTCCTACAAATATTTTGTAGGAAATGCATTCTTGGGTGACGAAACCAATTTTCGTAGGAATTGTTTGTCGGAAATGCAGAGAATTCTTGTAGTGTATACACTACTAGGGTTTGCGTAAAAATAGAAGATCAAGGCAACTTTCGATGGAGAGCAAATGGTTTGACGTTCGTAGGAGATGTAAAAACAAAGGTTGAGTTAGACAAACCCATGGAAAAAGCTTTTCATAGTGAAAAGGGAGAGAGAAGCCTTAAGAAGGATTTTTCCATTCTCATGTCTTACTACTTTTCTAAGTTTCCAGATGGATACAAGGCGAAAGATATGTGGAATCACtacaaaaaatatgttgacTTACGACACATGCATTCTGGCAGTTTAGAAGAACCGCCGCCGCTATGTTAATATTTGAAACCTTGCGGCCGTTCAAAAGCAACCGTCGAGAAGTCGACAAACCCGCGCTGTTTCACTTCTTCCCTCTTTTTTCAGAATTTCTTCAATCCCACAACCTTCGAGCTTCAATCTCTAAATCAGATTCGTTTTCAAGCTTCTTCAatccctaaaccctaaaaaaatcTGCGATATTCTTACTCATTAGCTTCAATCCTAAATCTGTGATTCTCACTCACAAGCTCCAATCCCTAAATCTCTCAAGCTACGTTCAGGTTCAACATTCAGGCTTCGTTCGAATCCCTAAATCACTCAACCTCTCAAGCTTCGTTGAACCTCTCAAGCTTCGCTGAACCTTCAATCTTCATTCAACTTCGTTCAGCATCGTTCAACATTCAAATTCATATTCAATCTTCAAAATCCAGGTTCAATTTTACTTCAGATTCAATATTCCTTGAAATTGAGGTTCACTTGAATatattatttgcttaattttgcTTCAGATTCAATATTGCTTAATTTTGCTTCAGGTTCACTTGAAGCCCCTTTACATAGCTCATTGTATGAATAATTAAGCTTCAGATTTTTAAAGTCAATTGAGGTGTTTAACCTTCTGATATGTGGTTTATTTAGCTTGTCATTACTTTGTAATTTTGAAGGATGTGATTTAGAATAAGTTGAGATCAGTATGGTAGCTTTATTGTTGAAAGCTCATAGCAATGCCATCTTTGATAACACTCTaataaggctctgtttggcGAATTTTTTTGGAATGTTAGGCTCTAGTGTAACACAGGGTTTTATGTACCTATGACATTCACATTTTGGTTAATTGATGAATATTAGGGTTGTAATTTGCatctaattaatttttgtttcaagCAGGGAATTAATTGTGCTATGATTATGTCACCTATCCATATAGTTAACACTTGTATTTCCTGGTGGCTGGTGCTGTTATTCTTTACATTTCATTATTACATCCTTGTTGTCTGAGATTTTGTCACCAGGACTTGTTTTAAAGCCTAGCTTTCATTGATTTTTTCTGTTCCTAGTCTCACTTGGTGGGACAATTTGCCAGATTCTATTAAGAATGATTTTCATCCTAATAGATTAGGTTTGCCTATGTATTGTTTCTGttaattgttattgaattctGTTGATTTGGGTTATGGATTCAGTTCTTGCAAATGTAGGTAAGACTATTAAACTTATAATAATGTTAATCATTCCCTGGAACTTGCCATGACTTTACACCACTAGATGGTTCATTAGAAGAAAATTTAATGGGAACTTTACTACACTAAGTTGTAAATTTAGGAATCACAATGTAATGGTTAGAAAATAGGACTGTCATATACCCTTTTTGCCCTTATCTTTCATTCTTAAAGGAGACGACGACGTGATTGGCTTTTGTTCTTAAAGGAGACGACGACATGATTGGCTTTTGTTCATGCTTTCATTTACCCTTTTTGCCCTTATCTTTCATTTGTTTCCACTATATATGCGCTTGCTTCTGGTTCATCTTCCCATTCATCGTTTGTGCTCTCCTTCTTGTTCTATTCTGATTTGGTTTCATTTTTTGTCCTGGTTAGGGTTGCAAGAATTTGGGAAGTTACTGGTTATCTCAGAGCCGAGAAGATAAACTCTGTTGATGCCAAGGTTTGTATTGTTATTACAAACTTTATCTTTGGTTTATTCTTTCTtgcttttcattaaattttgtgtgttttgtttGATCCTTTAATTGAAGAGTTcagtttttattcttttttttttttttttccttttgcagattttgattttgattctgtATTTCATTTCAAGGGTTGAAGTAAGATGATTTCAGAGAAAGTTTTGATTGAAAAGTTGTAAATTTATTGGAATTTGGCTTCTTTGTGGAGTGATCATGGTTAATTTGGTGGGCATATGATGTTATTGATGGTGTTTTGTGATTATATAGAGAACTGTATAAAGGTATGAATGCATTTTCATtgatttaaatcaattttggtTCAGCTTCagctattattttatcatatgatATGTTAATTATAAAATTGTGGCTTATGAAGATGAACTGTGTGAATCACCAAGTAATTTACTGTCTTTTTTCTTATATCTCCTTTGTTGATAGTTTATAAATACCTCATGATAGCCCAAGTTTTACACACCAAGATTAATGCAACTCAAGTAACTCCACTTTTTTGTATGTTGTTTGTCCAAATAGATCTGCAATGGACTTTGATTATGCTCACTACATGTTGATTTTGCAGGTTTTGGCTTTTAAGAACAAGAAACTACTATCCATTCTCAGTTTTGAAGTTGATGCTGCGAGGAAGGTACCTAAGGTGAGAGGATTTTCCATATGcttataattataaatgaatCCATCTGCTTAAACTTTATTCATTAGTTCAGTAAAGGAGAAAATGAACTTTAATCGAGTTATGAACTGTTCAGTTCAATTATAAACTAAGCATGAGGCTAAAAAtgagtttaatttgttttttttttgtgtgtgctaTATAGTGGTAAACTTGACACAATATTAGATCGCGATTCCTGCGTGTGTCATGGCCGTCGTTGTGGGTTGGCATCGGTCACCCCGGTGCTGTGCGCATCTCTGAACGCTGCCGATTCTCTGCTGCTGCCTCGGTGAGCCAACCTTTCCTGTTTGTCCTCTCTCCTAGGCATATTTGTTTGCTATGTTTTTGTAATGTTGCTCCAAAGTTATGTTGAAGATGATGGATAAAAATTTATGGGTTAAACTTTCAACTTTGGGTGCAATTGTATATTTATTGGTTTTATTTCACATAATATTGtgttgattttcttttcctGTTAAGTTTATGTTTCAACTATGTCTAAGAAAGGTATGAAAACttcttttttaaaacaaattcgAACTAAGTTTACATATGGTTATACACTTAATCTTTGTTTCTAAAAACTGATTACTTTCTTATGTCTACTTTCTCATAGCTTAAAAGGTTAATGACAAAAATGTCTTTTGGCAGATTCTGATTTTGTGACGGATGATATATATACCGGAGAATACATTAACTCCTTTGCAATATAGTTTTGAAACAATTTGTCCTTTTAAATAAATCCTCTTATCAAATATGATTTAAGGTATGTCTATGTATTTCTTCCACaaatagtaaaataatcttCAAATTTGTATCCTGTTTTGACTGTTTCAGTTTTGTGAATTTTACAAATCTTTTCTATTCAATTTGTATCTGTGGTTTTGACAATTGATTGTAGGTATGTCTACCTCAACAAGAAGACGTAATTATCGTATACAACCTCCCACTCAACCTCCACCTCACAATCAACCCCTCAACTTCAACCCCAACATCGACAACCTCAATCTCCCCCTCAACTTCATCATTCACATGAGATGGCTTTTACTTCTGCATTATAACTGTAACTAGTTGTGGTATAGGTATTGCTGCGAGATCCAACAGATGAACACGTGGTTCCTGTTGTTGAGGAACTGCAGAGGCGATTGCCTAAACTGAGTGACATCCGTCAACAACAAGGAGATGGTAAAGAGTATTTTGGTGGTCAACAGGATGCTGAAGCTGCTGAAGATGGTATGTTAGATTAAATATGAACTGTGTAAAAAAATAGTTGATTGCATCCTTTCCTCTCTAATCAAACATTGTTTTTCTTCCTGTATTTGAATGATCTAAATTATGCAATGTAGAGTCACCGTTTGAGTTTCATGCCTTGGAGGTGGTTTTAGAAACCATTTGTAGTTATCTTGTTGCACGTACAACTGAGTTGGAGATGGTTGCTTATCCTGCCTTATATGAACTTACCTCCAAggtacatatataattaaattccTTATCTTGTTTTTCTCTCATTTCAGTTTTGACACGAGCCCTCCCtcacaaatatataataagCTAACAACTAGGAAGCTTCATTAAAAGTGGTTTAGGAGATTTTTCTTTCCTTTAGTTCAGATATCTTATGCTTTTTACTCCTTGTACTTATCATCATTGAGATGTTAATTCTGATCATGAATGCTTTCACTTATATGATTTCTATTGTTTGGCTTGAAACGTGGATGTTCTAGTTCCATGTTTGACCTTTTTGAGGAATctgttttatttatgtttttgaaATTCTTGACTTTATTTTGTTCAATTGTTATGAACTTTGAGTTACATTAAACTGCAGATTAGTAGTCGTAATTTGGACAGAGTTCGTAAACTGAAGAGTGCAATGACAAGGCTGACAGCTCGGGTTCAAAAGGTATGTTAAACTCTTCTTGAGGTTTAAAACTATCATGCTTCATATCCCTTTGTATTTTAGTTATACTAGTTAAGAAGGGTAATATTTTAGTTATACTAGAGTTAAGAAGGGTGAGGTTTAGGACTGGAATAGCAGAATCTTTGTTTGGTTTGTGGTGTGTTAATTTCAGCTTGCTTGTTTGGTATTCTGTCAATTTCATCTTTTATATTTGGAAGTTTTTACTTGCAATTAgctttttttcttaatttattatataatatagatgcaattctctaccaaaaaataaaaatatagatgcAATTAGCATCTTCTATGTTTTGGATGTTTAGGTATAGGTGGgctatttttattatgtttaagaGACCTTGTTTAGTATAATTAATTGCAGCaaaaaaaaagcacaaaaatttttagtcactaagtaggaaaaaaaaaaaagaactattaattggaggaaaaaaaaaagcactgaattttttttccaaaaaaatagaGATTGCGGCGGTTTCAAACTGCcagtaaagtaaaaaaaaaattaatgatagaGCGACGGTTTTAAACCGTCGCCAATGTAGAAATAGATCCCTTGCTAGTTTCCATTTCCCGACGGTTTTAAACTGACGCTAACTTTGTCGCGACGGTTTGTGTGGCGGTTCTTAAAACCGTCGCAATGTTTAGCGACGACGCCAGGTTTTGCGGCCCTTTGCCAACTGTCGTAATATTGATTTGCGACGGTTTAAAACCGTCGCTAATGCCTTTTAGAACCGTCGCTAACtatcaaatttcttgtagtgaattGTTTTACACAAGTATGGATGAGGCTGTGATTCCAGCAAAGAAGAATATTAGAGGAAAGTGTTTTGACTTTGTATGCTCTCAGAATGTTGTAGATGAAAGGATGCTTGAAGTTAGATAGCACAACACCATTTTTAGCTATAGGAAGTTGCACGCGAATCTTACAAAATTTAACTGCATGGAGAAACTGGGAACTAGGGAGAATGGAGCATGTAGAACAAATCATAAGGAGTCTGGAGGAAAGTTGGGGCTTAGAGCAAGGGACACGAAAGATGGTTGTAGCTTTGTTCAAGTTGTTAGAGGCCAGGAGAACGAGAAGGTAACTGATTAGGGTCATGGGAagaatgtgtgtgtgtgtgtggggggGTGGTGAAGGCAATGGCTGAGAAAAATATTGACTGGGAAAAGGTTAGAGGCGATAAAAGTGAGTAGTCgaaatattcaaaatattttgcATACACAAGTTAACTTTTCTATAAAGCAACGTCTTTGGGGTCAAATCTAGTTCTATTTGAATCTTTGGATGAAGGGGAAGTCCAAGCTTTAGTCAAGGGGGCTAATGACTGGTTATCACAATGGTTCGCTGAAATTAGAAGTTTGAGTCCTAACGATGTTGACAATGAAAGATTGACATGGATACGGTGTACCGCCACATGCTTGGTCGAtcgatttcttcaattttaacAATGGATGAAGCAAGGGTTCTAATAAGGACATGGAGTGGTTAACCGTTCCCTTAATGTTAACCTCAATGGTGATAGAAAATATGCCCCGTAATAAGAAAATAGGGCTTTGAACTGTTTCGACCACCAATTTCTATTTATGGGTGGCATGTTTCTAGCACAAATCATGTTGGAACTGTTTCGAGTTTCGACTCTAAAATTAGAatcaaacatacacttaatTAGTTAGAGACAAAAAGATGCAAGTGTGGGTACTACAAGTAAAATCATTTATATCATGTCTTTAAATATTGGTTCACTACCTTCTACAACTAGATTACACACATAAAGAAGATGTAGGAAATTTCAAACAGCTAATTTTTGTTGCTTTTGATGTGAAGATTCATCTTCATTAAAGCATAAATTGGTATTTAGTGATTTTCCTAAACTTAAGGAAGAATCTGTAAAATTTAGAGGTTGCATCAACATCATTTCACTTTGTAAGTGAACACAATAAGCTTGGAAAGTGTTTGGAGTTACATTTAAATGGAACCCCAAACCAAATAAGAAGTCCAACTCCAGAAAGTTCATCTCTATTGTGGTGATTCCTCCAACTTTTGCATAGTAAGCATTGTTATAGTACCTAaggatttgaaaaaaaaaagggaagaCTTAGTTGAACAGCACTATATTAAAATAAGCAAGTCAATTATCTATAGAACTACATATTAATGGACATATATAGCAGATGAAAAAGTATTTTACACTCACATAAAATCATAATAATTCTTCAATTTGTCGCACTAATTTTGTTTATCAACACTCCGGTATACATATTACTGAGATGGATAATTTTGATAGatccaaaaattaataaacattgTTTACTATATGTATCGAAGAATTCACCATTTTGTACTGGTACatttccaaataattcaaataaaatatgtattgAAGAACTCCCTATTTTTATTACGGAAGATATCAACATATATGATTGGTTGTTAGGAATGGCAATTTGACTCATACTCAGTgggtacccgcaaaaaatacccattacgggtagggtaaaaacccgcattttgggcacgggtatgggtaattacccgcaacaatgaacgggtatgggtgcgggtacgggtaccttagtacccaccccgccccatacccacataatatatatttattttgtatatatttttatataataacatatgtataccaatttaaaaaatataacaactattaaattattacacatttttaataaaaatatttatttataatataatacaaacacaatgtgaatatgtcaacaaagaaatgaactttaacatgaggttgataaattttttgtttataattttcatgagtcaacattaaaatcttaaattattatattaaaacgatatgatattttataatcgatcgatttatttttagcaaaactgcgggtaacgggtacgggtatgggtacttagatacccatagggtatggggacggggacaAAGATttttacccacgcgggtatggggatgggtacggatattttttcaaactgcgggtatggggatgggtactatagtaccctacccataccctacccattgtcatccctattggttgtcggtgtaaattttacacttaTTGTCCATATTGCATTTCTAATTAGGAATTTTGGATTTTCCTTTTATGTATCAAATTAAATGGCTTATTTCAATTACAAAATTGtatgcaaaaataatttttgtagaAAATTTCGTGACTATGCTTTAAAGTTTGCTGCATGCAATAAGAGTCACATGGTGTGGGTTGTCTCCATCTAATGGAAAGCCAGCCTGGACATAGTATTATTCACAAGCAAAGTTATATTCTTTTTACATGTATGGTCGTTTTCAATTTACATATAAATGTCGACACGTAATTATTGTAGAAacttaaagtaaaaatcattgAATTTAACAAggtaatttttgtaaaaaaaaaaaaaggtaactaACATGCAATGCAAGATTTGGTTTACtaaaaatcattgaaaaaaaaGTTACTAACAACATAACTTGAATCATTTTTTGCTTTTATCTGATTAGGTGTCTCTAATAACATAAGTTtcgtatgaaaaaaaattataataacccCCAAATTGTCTTAAATATGTTCTTCCAAATCAACAAATTTCATCAAAGgaatattttacaaaaatctctAGAGATCAAGGACTAAAACTACACAATTCATCATTGTTTAATTACCATAAACCTTTCTTGAAATTATATATTGAATGGAAGAAAATTAGTATTTTGATGTAACCCAAACACTTTAGATTGAAGTTGTGCCAGATATCTAACATTGACATGACATTCACAAATTAATATGattacatttaattaattatataattgtaattttttttttaaattactgtATCGTTATGTATCAATGTTGATGTTTCAGTGTCGTCGCTAGTGTCTGTGTTAGTGTTTAATTTCATAGTCTTAACAACAACACAAGATAAAGAAATTAACTTACATGTCATCCATGAATTTAGCAGCTACCATAACACTTGTAATGAGTAACCGATGAACATTGAAGGAGTTGATAGGCAAATAGGGTTGTTTTTGAGTGAAACGATCAAGATAAACATATGCAACAATGAAGCAAGATGGACTACAATTTGCATACTTGAAAATCCTCTCAAGGTAGTTCTGAATTGAGATATTGGGTCGAGTTAAGCCTTGAAAAACTGAGATCTTCTGTTGTATAAGTTGTTGGTTGATATCATTTGATTCAGCTAACCTTTTGAGTAGAGAAGataaaaaagctataagctttGGCATCTCATTAGGATTCTCAAGCTCTGCCATTAGCGATTTTTTGTACAAGAGTACTTGGAATTTATGTCAGATAGTATATGGCTATTTAAAAATGTAGTGAAAGTGGTTGTCAAGGGTAGGTCCTTTAATAGGCCAAAGTGCCCTTGCGACATGTAAGGTGGCATTTGTGGTTGCTTGTGTCTTTTTTCAGCTTAAAATGATTATAGTTTTTGAGTTGGATATAATATGTTACAACATTGTTATATATGACCTTTTGAATTCTTTGTAGAAAACTCACAActtcttatgttaaaaaattaaaagttttaaATGCAAATggtataaaaatatgatatgattgaTTGTCAAATCCAAATAATGATTTtccctttattttctttttcatgaaATAGATCAAATtggtaattaaaattatataactaTATCATCATAGTCTCCCACattattaatatttcaaaatcatttctaaaattgtaaaatattaaTATGCTTTGTCCCCTTATTTGGATTTGTTGTCCAATAAATATCATTAACATTATTCATTTAGTTTCAAATTCATCCGCAATATTATTacctaattataatttttttttgttaccatggtACTGGTACGAAGTTTTCAGTGTCGTTACtcgttagcgatgactaatttTCGTCGAGGAACTTATTGAACATACAATGTGGGTTCTCTCCTCCAACCTAATTATAATCATTTTAGTACGTCCCACAAGTATCAACCAATGGACAAAATTTGAttaatattttgtaattttagaAATCTTTTAGAATATCAATAATATGAAGGATTAAATCGATAGCCATACAATTTTAAGAACATTGTAGATATTTAGTCTTTTTATTCCTCTTGTTAATTTGCAAAAGAGGGAAGGTGGGCATGTTTATTGTGGATTCTATGTCTCTTCATTGCAATGAAATTTTGGTTTAATGGTGATTTATATGTGACAATAGAGATGGCATTCCATACCCATCATGTGAATACATGTGACAAATTTGTTATTGTAGTATAAGGGTCCCACGTTTTAGGGGACCTTTGCATGTGTTTTGATTCTGTTCAAGTTAGTGGCATAACATGGATTTGCTATGTTGGTATGCAGTATTAGTATATGCTTGTTTTTGTTCCTATTTCATTGCTTAACCAATAGAACAAATGCAGAGAATGGCGGTGCTTTGATTTAAGATGGCTCATGTGACCAAAATCATTTTTTGATTTTCAATAGTATAATAAAGAATATAGTCATTAATTTGTAAGGTTCATGTGAAGGGATCCAACTTTGATTAGATTTTAGTGATTTAGCATATCAAAGTGTCCATTACTTTGTGTCTAGATTGTTAAAAGATTTTGGTGCTTTCCAATTGTAAAATCCCTTtggagacaaaaaaaatttaaaattgatttattttgtcTAATTTTATCAGc
This genomic interval from Trifolium pratense cultivar HEN17-A07 linkage group LG6, ARS_RC_1.1, whole genome shotgun sequence contains the following:
- the LOC123892430 gene encoding cyclin-U4-1-like, with translation MAELENPNEMPKLIAFLSSLLKRLAESNDINQQLIQQKISVFQGLTRPNISIQNYLERIFKYANCSPSCFIVAYVYLDRFTQKQPYLPINSFNVHRLLITSVMVAAKFMDDMYYNNAYYAKVGGITTIEMNFLELDFLFGLGFHLNVTPNTFQAYCVHLQSEMMLMQPLNFTDSSLSLGKSLNTNLCFNEDESSHQKQQKLAV
- the LOC123892431 gene encoding magnesium transporter MRS2-2-like isoform X2, whose protein sequence is MMLLMVFCDYIENCIKVLAFKNKKLLSILSFEVDAARKVPKVLLRDPTDEHVVPVVEELQRRLPKLSDIRQQQGDGKEYFGGQQDAEAAEDESPFEFHALEVVLETICSYLVARTTELEMVAYPALYELTSKISSRNLDRVRKLKSAMTRLTARVQK
- the LOC123892431 gene encoding magnesium transporter MRS2-2-like isoform X1; the protein is MMLLMVFCDYIENCIKVLAFKNKKLLSILSFEVDAARKVPKVLLRDPTDEHVVPVVEELQRRLPKLSDIRQQQGDGKEYFGGQQDAEAAEDESPFEFHALEVVLETICSYLVARTTELEMVAYPALYELTSKISSRNLDRVRKLKSAMTRLTARVQKVC